One genomic region from Anopheles bellator chromosome 2, idAnoBellAS_SP24_06.2, whole genome shotgun sequence encodes:
- the LOC131209652 gene encoding equilibrative nucleoside transporter 2 produces MDYATINSRPLLQDTDDRETDSDAFLDDNFAGSINASSSNIPDASKEPTDTRIVVGGGPGSRVAPLDKLHFTYAVFYLMGMTTMVPWNFFVTAEEYWQYKFRNVSSNDTGILTPRQLEFQSDLSIAAAVPSTIFLILNACVGHRIPLNVRMNGSLMLMFLIMIGTTFMVRVDTDQWQDAFFRLTMLSVVVINSFSAILTGGLFGIAGQFSAHYMTAAVSGQALGGIFSAIADIVALTFASNPTTTAFVFFIIGCVVLFLSQLAYYVMSKTLFFKYYTSSKALMKSSLEADLSSRELCPRLEPRFPVVLGKIWLYGFSEWLVFVTTLSIYPAVTVLVGSQNHGRPWNDVYFLPVVNYLLFNTGDYLGRVIAGFFEWPSNNALLISVVTIGRIAFVPAMLLCNITQHHNFPVMIHSDYIFIVLMAAFSLSNGYLANIALIGAPRSVEPHEKEMASSMMAAFLGIGLACGSTISLMIIEMIK; encoded by the exons ATGGATTATGCAACGATAAACTCGCGGCCACTGCTGCAGGACACCGACGATCGCGAGACGGACAGCGATGCATTTTTGGACGATAATTTTGCGGGTTCCATAAACGCTTCGAGCAGCAACATTCCGGACGCGTCCAAGGAGCCCACCGACACacggatcgtcgtcggcggtggacCCGGAAGTCGGGTGGCTCCGTTGGACAAGCTCCACTTTACCTACGCAGTATTTTATCTGATGGgcatgacgacgatggtgccGTGGAATTTCTTTGTCACGGCCGAAGAATACTGGCAGTACAAGTTTCGAAACGTTTCGTCCAACGACACCGGGATACTTACACCGCGCCAGCTCGAATTCCAATCCGATCTCAGCATCGCAGCGGCGGTACCGAGTACCATTTTTCTCATCCTCAATGCCTGCGTTGGCCACCGCATTCCGCTGAACGTGCGGATGAACGGATCGTTAATGTTAATGTTCCTCATCATGATCGGGACGACGTTCATGGTTCGCGTGGACACCGACCAGTGGCAGGATGCGTTCTTCAGGCTTACCATGCTCTCCGTCGTCGTTATAAACA GTTTCTCTGCGATACTGACTGGTGGGCTGTTTGGGATCGCGGGACAGTTTAGTGCCCACTACATGACGGCCGCCGTGAGTGGCCAGGCGCTGGGAGGGATTTTCTCTGCCATCGCCGATATCGTCGCCCTGACCTTTGCCAGCAAccccacgacgacggcgttcgtgttttttaTCATAGGATGCGTGGTGTTGTTCCTGTCGCAACTCGCCTACTACGTCATGTCGAAGACGCTGTTCTTCAAGTACTACACCTCATCGAAGGCGCTGATGAAAAGCTCACTGGAGGCGGATCTGAGTTCGCGCGAACTGTGCCCCCGGCTAGaaccccggttcccggtggtgTTGGGCAAGATTTGGCTGTACGGGTTCTCCGAGTGGCTCGTGTTCGTCACTACCCTGTCGATCTATCCGGCCGTGACGGTGCTGGTCGGTTCGCAGAACCATGGGCGTCCGTGGAACGACGTTTACTTCCTGCCCGTCGTGAACTATCTGCTGTTTAACACCGGTGACTATTTGGGGCGCGTTATTGCCGGGTTCTTCGAGTGG CCATCGAACAACGCACTGCTGATCAGCGTGGTAACGATCGGCCGGATTGCGTTCGTACCGGCGATGCTCCTGTGCAACATTACGCAGCATCACAACTTTCCGGTAATGATCCACTCGGATTACATATTCATTGTGCTGATGGCTGCGTTTTCATTGTCGAACGGATACCTCGCCAACATTGCCCTGATCGGGGCGCCACGATCGGTAGAACCGCACGAGAAGGAGATGGCCTcgtcgatgatggccgcctTCCTCGGTATAGGGCTGGCGTGCGGTTCCACCATTAGCTTAATGATTATCGAAATGATAAAGTGA